The Pararhizobium sp. IMCC21322 sequence CGTGCGGTAAAATTCAAACAGGAGCGTGGACGTTTGCCTGACATTACATCCTCTGACGCCTGGGAAAAGAAGATGGCTGAAGGCGTAGCCTATCTGGCACGCATGAAGCAGGAAGCCGACAGTGCCTAAGGCGTTTACCCCAGACGATGACGCGCTGCTGGCTGAACTTGGTGTTGAGGTTGAGACCAGGAAGCTTGTCAGCCGTACCCCGCGCGAGGAGCGCATTATTGCCGGTTTCGAAGAGATACAGCGCTTCACCGGGGAACACGGGCGCGCGCCGCAACACGGTGAAGACCAGGATATCTTTGAACGCCTTTACGCCGTTCGTCTGGATCGCATCCGCGAATTTCAGGAATGCCGTGAGCTGGTGGAACCGCTTGATCATCAAAAACTTCTGGCGGGATCAAGACAGGCAATGGCGACGGACACCGATGAGCTCGACGATGATGCGCTTCTGGCTGAACTTGGAATCGAGGTCGAAGCTTCCCCGATCACAGAGCTGAAGCACGTCCGATCGACCGCTGAAAAGAAGGCTGTCGAAGATATTGCCAACCGCGAGAGATGCGAGAACTTCGACACCTTCAAACCGCTCTTCGAGCAGGTGCAGAAGGAGCTGAATAGCGGTTTGCGTGAAACGCGTAACATAAGAAAAGATGCAGGCTTTCTGAAAACTGACATCAAGCAGGGCGAGTCTTTTATCCTCAGTGGCCAGACGCTTTACATTGCTTCGGTGGGGGAGCCAATCCGTGCACCCAATGGTGAGTTTGATGCGAGGTTGCGTGTCATTTATTCCAATGGAACAGAAAGCAATATTCTGCTGAGGTCACTTCAAAGAGCACTTTATAAAGATGAAACGAGCCGGATCATCACTGATCCAGGCAGCGCCGGTCCCCTGTTTTCTGATCAAGCCATCGATGGCGACGAGGCGAGCGGAACGATCTACGTGCTGCGCAGCAAGTCCGATCACTCGCTTGTCACTGAAAACCGCGATCTGGTTCACAAGATCGGGGTGAGCAATATGAGCGTGGAAAAACGCATCGCAGGGGCGCAGCTACAGCCGACGTTCCTTATGGCTAATGTCGAAATTGTTGCGACCTATGAGCTCTACAATATTAACCGCACAAAGCTGGAAAATCTGATCCATCGCATCTTCGAGCCTGCACGCCTTGAGATCGAGATCATGGATCGTTTTGGGCGACCGGTAACACCACGTGAGTGGTTTCTCGTACCGCTCTTTGTGATTGATGAAGCGGTCGAGCGGATCAAGGACGGGACGATTTCTGGATATCGCTACGACGCCGACAGCGCAACTTTGCTGCGACGTGGATGATGGCCAACTTTGAAATTGATCCAACCACCTGGTTGGCTGACAGAGTTCCGCGTTTCCATGAGCTACCGGACGGCGAGAAGAAGGCTATCGGCGACTTCTGTCTTCTATGGGGGCTGTTCGAAGGGCGATGCCTTGATGAGAGGGCTAGCATTTCTAAGATCGAGCGGTTCGTTAGCGTTATCGCGCCCGCATTGGAACAAGATAGGCGGTTTCTGGATAGCACTCTCAGATACTTTCAGGACCGCTACGTTGCACCGGGCGACGACTTCACGGACCGCTTCGAGCAACTGCAATTTGGAAATGGTGACAGGCGACGAGATGTTGAGGCTGTGCTTATAGGTCACCAAACAGACAAGCAGGCCGTTCTGGTAGCGTTGCTGATAATAGTCTACCGGTTCCGGAACAACCTCTTCCATGGTCAAAAGTGGCAGTACGAACTTAGCGAACAACTCGACAACTTTTCGACAGCGAACCGACTACTCATGAAAGCCATGGATCTCAGCGGGATCTTTCAAGAGACAGGAGAATCGTAAGTGATTTTTGCACGCTGCAATTGCTTATTGTCGAATGGGTAGATCAAGCCTTCGGACCGCTTTAATTTGATCCGATGCATTGCTATCAATGACTGCAACATCATGGGTCAAAAATACTGGCAGTATCAAATTACTGGAGAATTAATATGAAGATTTCAATGATCTTGGATAAAGTTGATGAAAACCAGCTTTTTGTACCTGCTTTTCAGCGGGAGTACGTATGGAAGCGGGAAGATGCCAAGCTCCTGATGGATTCCTTGATCAAGGGATACCCAACTGGGACCATGCTGACTTGGGAGACCAACAATCCACCCGAGTTAAAAGGTGGGCATGTCTACGATGAGCGACAGGGAGCGGTCCGCATACTGCTCGACGGCCAACAGCGTGTCACAACCCTATACATGCTAGTGAAGGGGGAGCTCCCACCCTATTACACTCTCGAAGAAATTGCTAATGATACACGGGGTTTATACGTCCATGTAGAAACGCTAGAGCTTGAGTACTACTCGAAGATTCGTATGGAAAACGAACCGCGTTGGGTCGACATCACCGACGTATTCAACAAGAAGATAAAATCTTGGAACCTAATCAAGAATCTGGAAGCTCGAGGCGAAGGTTTAACGGGTGATCAGGTAGACCTCATACAAGAAAACTTTGCGCTCGTTCTATCAATTCTTGACCGCGATTTCCCGGAGCAAACCGTGCCGGTGAAAGCAACCATTCGCGAAGCGATTGACATCTTTTACAAGGTCAACGCTGGAGGGGTTGCGTTAACAGATGCCGAATTGGCCCTCGCCCAGATTTCCGGCTACTGGCCGCAGGCACGTGAGAGATTCAAAGCAAAGTTGGATAAGCTCGAGCAGGATGGCTTTTCCTTTAAGCTCGATTTTGTAGTCTACGTGTTGCTCGGTGTCCTCCACCATAATGGCTCGGACATGCGCAAGCTGCACGCCGACAATAACGACGATGCGCTTCGGGCTGCGTGGGAGAAGCTCGACAACCAGGTCTTGGATTATGCAGCTAACTTGTTGCGATCCTTTGCATATGTTGACCATACCTATGAGATCAACTCGATCTATGCACTCGTTCCGATTATTGTCCATTGCTACGATCGCGACTGCGACCTCTCACAGACAGAGGTGCTAAAGATCGTCAAATGGTTTTACTATTCGCAAGTTCGGCGTCGATACGTGAGCCAATTGCCGCAAAAACTCGACTATGACCTGAAAATCGTGGCTGAGAACTCTTCGCCGTTCGATCGGTTGCTGGACGTCATCCGCGAAGAGCGCGGTGGCAATATTTCCATCGCTGCCGATGAGTTTGAAGGCCGGGCAATTCAGCATCCGCTGTTTTCTTTGATGCGGTGGCATCTCAAGAGCCGCGGTGCGAAATGTCTCACCACAGGCGTGAAAATTCAAAAACCGATGGGTGACAAGTATCAGCTCGAAAACGATCACATCTTCCCATATTCGCGTTTGAAGGCGGCGGGATACGGAATGGATAACAGAATTAAGTATTCCCTCGCTCAGGAGCTAACGAACCGCGCCATCCTGACCCAAGTCGCAAATCGTACAAAAGGCGCGGTTCTTGCGAATGACTATCTCTCGGATGTGCAAGGCCGGTTTCCGAATGCACTTAAGTTGCAACTTATCCCAGAAGATCACGAACTCTGGGAGATCGAGAATTATGAACTCTTTCTAAAAACGCGCCGAAAAATTCTGGCAGACAGCCTGAATACCTGGCTGGAGGGTATCGTCGAAACGATTTCTATGGATGGAAAAGTCACCCTCGAAGACTTGATTGCTGACGGAGAGAATGAAGACCTAGAGTTCAAGGAAACTTTCCGTTGGGATGTGCGACAGGAGACAGTGAACAAAGACCTTGAGAATGTGATACTCAAGACCATCGCGGCGTTCTCCAACGCGTTGGGTGGTCGACTTCTGATTGGCGTTACCGACGACGGTGAAGTCGTTGGATTGGAAAGGGACTACAAGTCCCTCGGAGGCGGCGGCAAGGACAAGTTCGAACTTCACTTGACCAACCTTGTTCAAAGTTCGTTTGGCCAGTCATTTGCGGCTACCAAGGTTACAGTGACCTTCCCGGAAGTTTCAGGCGTCGAGCTCTGTAGCGTCGAGATCAGACCGGCGAACAAAGCCACCTACCTCCGGGTCTCGATGAAGGGCGGACCAGCCCAAGAGCGCTTCTATGTAAGAAGTGGTAACTCGTCTCCGGAGTTGCCACTTAGTGAGGCGAAAGCCTACATTGATGAGCGATTTGTTTGATGCGCGTACCTCCCCAGCTTGCTAGTAAAGCTGGGGAGCAAGCCATGGTGCATTATTTTCGAGATCCCAACGCAGGTCACAAATAGTCTGACGCTTAGAAAAATTTAGATTGCACTGACATTTGTTGGTACTATTGTTGGTATTTTTGGATTTACATTTCAATAAGTTATTTAATTACTGATGTTTAGGTCTAAAGTTCGATTCCGGGAGGGGCACCACTTTCCAATCCAAAATCATCCCAAGACATCCGATCCGCATTCGGATCAAATGACTGCAACGTCGGCGGCACAGGGGGCGTACTGGGTGTGTGCCAGCTCAAGCGCACCGGTACTCGAATCAATTTGGAAACATTCAACGCAGTCAGCGTCCTGGCTCGCGACAAGCAGGTACTTGCCACTCGGGTCCAGCGTGAGGTTTCGAGCATTTGAGTTTGCCGCAAGCGCATGTCGACTGGAAAATGTCAGCCTGCCATCGTCAGCGTCCACGGTGAACACGGCGATGCTCTGGTCGACCCGGCAGATGTAGTAATAGTGTGCTCCACTGGCCGAAAGACAACCTTCGGCTCCCCAGAAATCTGCCATGCCGAAATTCTCCAGATGGCCGCGCCCAGCAAAGCTTTTCGGATAGCAGCCGATGGACTGTATAGGAACTAGTCCCTTTTCGTCGTCAACAGCGCATACGACGACGGTGCCATCAAGCTCGCAATTCACATAGGCCACCCGCAATGAGCGGTGGAAGTTGATGCCGCGCGGGCCGCACCCCGGTGCCAGCGCCACGTCTCCCTGCGGCGACAACGCGCCCGTCGCCGGGTCAAGCATGTATTGGTGCACCTTGTCCGTGCCCAAATCCATTGCATAGACCCGGTTCGATCGGGGGTCGCCGTGTATGCCGTGTGGGTGAGGCATCGACTGACGCACGGGATCGGGTCCCGCGCCGCTGTGGTCGGGCGCCGCTGTGACTGCGCCGATCATTCCGGTCTCGGGGTCAAACGGCAGCACCGAGATGCCACCCTCCCAATATCTGGTCACTAGTAGAAACCGCCCGGTGCGGTCAAAGGCTGCACATGTGTTGCCCCGCCCGCTGGTTGACTGGGTGCAGATATTCTCCAGCGAACCATAAGGCTGTATCCGATACGACGTCACAAATCCGAGACCAGCTGGCGTCCCTGTGTGGTGGGAAAGCTCATGTGTGGCAACAAGAAAGCGCCGGTTGGGGTGAATCTCCAGCCAGGTAGGTGAATCCTGCTTCGCAACTTTGCCGGTTGGGGACAGTGAGCCATCTGCACTGTTGAATGAAAAGGAGAGGACTCCTTCGCCGGGATTCTTTGAGCCGACCCATCCAAGCTGCCCAGGCGCAAATCCTGAATAGCATCCAACGAAAGCGTAGTGCTGCGACATTTGACATATCCTCAGTTGAAACGGTTCATCTGGTCGACTTCATTATGCGGGGCGCTTGCGGTGTTGCAAGCGCATGACTTGGAGATCGTCAGGAACTTCCTTCCATCGAATGAGCGGAAGCACCATGGGCGATGACAGGAAACAGGTACGCGCAAGCAAGCGTCTTCTCTAAAAGGGTGGAGTGTAAGTGGGTCTGTGTTCAAAGCTGCTTGTCGGTTTCGACCAAGTGCATGAATATAGGGGTATCATTGGGGGTAAATACAAAAATCTCATATAAATAACTGCATTAAATCAGATTTTTATGTGCCAAATATGAGTGCGGGGGCGCACCATCAGAGCGTCCAGAAAACCCCTCAGAAATTAGATAAACCTAAGGAGTTCGCCGTTGACAGGCGCCTTGGTGTCCGATGCCCCTCGGCCAAGATGCTGACAGGCACGTAGGCCCGTTTCATTTTTCATTGGCAAGAGTGATCTTCCGGGGGCGCTGGTCAAACGCCATGAGAGTTTTCTGTCTTGCCTTTCCATTTGGCTGTGGGACTAGTCGAACACAGAGCGCTGTTCAGGGCGCTTTGATGCTGTGTTCGAAGCCCGATTCGGATGAGCTGATTTGGTTCCTACAGCGTGAGCTGCATGATTGCATTTGGAGCCCGTTGTTTAAGCTCCAGTCACGCGCCAGATAACGTTGCCAACATCATCTGCGACCAACAAGGAATTTTCGGGTCCAATCGTCACGCCAACGGGTCGCCCATAAGCTACCTTTTCATCAGGTGCTAGAAATCCGGAAAGTATGTCCCGTGCTGGTCCGGACGGCTTTCCATCTTCGAAGGGAACGAAAATTACCTTGTACCCACTCAGGTTGCTGCGATTCCATGAGCCGTGCTGCCCAATCACCATTCCATCGGGAAAGCCGGGCAGTGTGCCCGCAGGCATCCAGCATAGGCCCAATGAGGCAGTGTGCCCGCCCAAAGCGTAATCTGGCCGCGTTGCCGTTGCCACCATTGCAGCGTCCTGTGGTACCCGGTCATCGATGGTTTGTCCCCAGTAGCAAAACGGCCAGCCGTAAAATCCGCCCTCTTGCACAGATGTCAGGTAATCCGGTGGGACTTCGTCGCCAAGACCATCGCGTTCGTTCACGACGGTCCAAAGGGTTTCGCTGGATGGTTCCCAGGCCATACCGACAGCGTTGCGCAAACCAGATGCGAAAACTCTGCTTTTTCCGGTTGTGACATCCAACTCGTGGATGGCGGCGCGCCCTTCTTCGGCTTCCATGCCGTTGTCAGCGATATTCGTTTCAGACCCGACACCAGCATAAATTTTCGCGCCATCAGGGCTGGCCAGCAAGCTGCGCGTCCAGTGCCCTCCGGGTTTGAAATCCACCAGCTTCTTTCCGGCAGCGGTGATTTTAGTCTGGCCGTCCGAATATGGGAATGCAACGATACCGTCCGTGTTGCCGACATAAAAAGTGCCATCCAGGAGCGTCATGCCAAATGGATGGTAAAGGTTCTCCAGAAAGATGTCCCGCACTTCTCCAACGCCGTCGCCATCAGCATCCCTGAATATTGTGATCCTGTTGGCGCTTTCGCCAACTGCCTTTGCACGCTTCATCGTGCTGAAAATGGCATACTCAAATGGTGTCTTGGCTTTGTCCCACGGCAATCCCAGGGCCTCTGCCACCAGCACATCATTGTTTGGAAGTACGTAAATCCAACGAGGATGCTTCAGATCACGCGCGAACGCATTCACTTTCAGACCCGGCGCCGCAGTCGGTGTGTGATCACCAACCCAGCCTTTGGCGGTCGGCATTTTCAGCGTCGGAATGCCTTGCGCCTTGGCCTCTGGAATCATGGGCGAGCCACCGACTGCGGGAGGATCAGTTTCCTTGCCCCATCGCCGCATCAGTATCATTGCGGCGCCGACCCAGGTGACGATTTGTGCGAAAATTCCAGATATGCTCATTTTGGTCTCCGTCAGATTTTTGCGCAGGCTAGCCTATGAGGGCTCGGCTTGGAACAAAGCTTTGTCAAGTTAATGCGGACAAGCCAGATAAGGAGGCGCTGCCCGGAATCTGGATGTGGTGCCACAATTTCACGCTCCTCCTCAAGGTCTTGCGTCAAAGTAGTGTGGCTGGCGACCCGCTCAGTTTTAATATCCTGTCACCCAAGCGATGCGCTTCGTCTTCAGAATGCGTCACAAAAACCGTTGCAGGGCGTGTGTCGCGGATCAATTTCTCGGTCAAAGACAACATCTCATTGGCAGTTTCTGAATCGAGCGACACGAAGGGTTCATCCATGATCAGCACTTCGGGACGTCCTGCAAACGCGCGGGCCAACGATAGCCTTCTTTGCTGTCCAAGCGATAGCTGCCCTGGAAACATATCGTCTTTGCCGGCAATACCAACGCGCGCCAGCGCATCTCGCGCAGCTGAGATGCTCAATGTCTCGTGGACCAGAGTAATGTTTTGCAAGGTGGTGCGCCATGGCAGGAGGGTTGGTTCCTGAAAGACAAAGGATCTGGATTTGGAGCAGTTGATGGTGCCCGTAAAATTCGTGTCCGTTCCTGCAATCAGCCTCAGCAAAGTGGATTTTCCGATACCAGAGCGTCCGACAATGGCAACAGTTTCACCGGTGGCAACTTCGAACTGAATGTCACGTAGAACGGCTGTTTTCCCAAAATTCTTGGAGGCGATATTGACTTTGATCATGCGTCCCTCCAGCGCCGTGTGTGGCGTTCCCAGGGTTGCAGAACCAGCCATTCAACGAGCAACATGACCGCTATGAAAGAGAGCGAATAAACCAGCACCATCGCGACATCGAAAAGCTGAAAATACAAATGTATCTGAAAGCCAATCCCGTCGGAACGTCCAAGAAATTCAACCACAAGGACGATCTTCCAAATGACTGCAATGCCAGACCGGGCAGCGGCAGCAATAAACGGCGCAATTTGGGGCAGAACGACATGACGCAGATAGGTTCTGCGCCGCATGGCAAAGACCTGGCCCATCGCTGCCAGATTCGGGTCAAGCGCACGGCCGCCTTCACGGATGATGGTTGTCACGTTGGGGATTTTGTTGAGCGTCACAGCGATAATCGCGGCGGTCCCATTCAGACCAATCCACAGATAACACAACACAATCAGGACCAGCGCCGGAAGGTTCAGAAAAACCACCAGCCATGGGTCCAGCCATTTGTCGATGCTGGGAAAAATTCCCATTACCAGACCAAGTATGAGCCCGATCGACATTGCCAGAGAAAAAGCCCAGGCGACCCGCAAAGCGGTCATTGCGAGATGGTATGGCAATTCGCCGGATATGAGTTCCGACCACAAAGGTCCTGCCAACGCAGTTGGCATGGGCAGGATTTGGGGGTCTGCCGTCAGCTTCGCTGCGACCACCCAAAACGCAAGTAGCACGAACAGGGATGATATCCGGATCATCACGGGGTATAAACAGTGGTCATTCGATTTCCGCGAACAGACCAGCGGGCAATGTTGTCGCCGCGCCGACCAGTTTTTTGCCGCCAAGTTCAGCCATCAATTGAAGAAATTTATCGGCACCGACTTTGTCAATTGCCCCCTTATTTGGTATCCCGGCGCGAAAATCAGCCCGCAGCGTTTCATATTGCTTGTCAGTTGTGACATTCATCTGCTTACGCAGCGGCTCCCACGCGCTATCATCGTTTGCAAGCAGAGCTTTCGCCGCACGCGATGCATTGTAGAATTTTTGGGCAATGTCAGGATTTTCCAGAATAAAGCTGTCCTTCATGACATACCCCAGAAGCGGCGTATCAGGATTCAGTCCCAGCGCCTTGGCCGCATCCGCGACGGACACCAGTTCGCGCATTCCGGCTGCTTTCATCTTGGCCAGGAAGTGCCAGAAGTTGATGGCTCCTCCCAATTTACCCTGTAGCGCCGTCTTGAAGATCAGCGGCGACGCGCCAAACACCTGCTCAGTGCTCGCCGCAAGCTGCATATCGTATTCCTGCAGCGCATAGGCCTGCAGGATAAGCCAACTCTTGTCGAGTGGTCCGCCAGCGATGCCAATTTTCTGCCCGACCATGTCCTGTAAGCTTTGTGCCGGGCTGTCAGCGGGCACGACCAGGCCTCCGACGGCTTTGGAATACGGAATAAAGACATAGTCTTTTCCGGCGGCACGCTGGCGCGCGACCCAGATCCAATCAGCCACGGCCACATCAGCCTCACCACCCGCCAGCGCAACGCGCGTTGCGCCATTGTCCGCAAATGGTTGGACAATCAGTTCGAATTCGTTGGCCGTGTCGAAACCGTTTCGCTTGATGGTATCAAGTTCCCAGTTCACGGTTCCGGTTTTGAGAATTGCGGCGCGTATCTGAGGCGTTTCGGCAGCAACATATCCAGCCGACGCAAAGGCAAATATGCCAGCCGACACGAAGGCAAATACGAATGGCATCAGAATTCGGATCAGCACGGTCAATTGTTCCTCAAAATGAAGTTTCTTAGTTGTTCGGCACGTTTATGTTAACGAGGCGGTCTTGATAAAAAGCCTGGGCCAAGGCTTCAGCTGTACGCGATGTTCGCCACCAGCTTTATCGCTGAATCTGAACCGATCAGATCGTTTCCAGCGTTTTTTTCAAGGGGCATTTGCGGTCGCTTCGACTTTTCCGCTAGCTCTGTTCCAATTTTGGTCTGGTGACCGGATTACAAATTCATAGGGTGTGAGCCCGTTTAGGTTCGTGTGCGGTCTTTGAGTGTTGAAGTCAATTCTCCATTACGGCAGAAGGCGTTGGCCAACTGCTTTTGCATGGGCATGCGGCAGTAGGCCTCCACCATGCCGAGGCAACGAACGGCGCTTGCAATACGACAGGCCGGCTGCATAATATCACAAAACGGATGAGCCAAAATCTCGCTTAGTCTAGGGTCCGCACCCTAGGCTCCAATCTGTTCCAAAATCCCGGATGACGGACAGCAGGCAAAAGCGACTATGGACCTCAATCAGATCAATTACTTCCTGCACTTGGCAGATGCATTGAACTTCACGGAGGCGGCACGCCGGTGCGGTGTTTCGCAACCGAGCCTGACCAAAGCGATCCGCAAGCTGGAAGACGAATTGGGAGGCCCGCTGCTTTATCGGGATGGCAAAGACACGCGGCTGACAACTTTGGGCCGTGAAGTCCAGGTTGAGTTCATGCGTCTTGAAAAAGGGGTGCAAAACGTTCGTGAATTGGCTGAGAACTCGGTTCGTGGGCGTCGACGTGTCCTTAATCTGGGGGTGGCATCGACAATCGCACCGGCCGC is a genomic window containing:
- a CDS encoding DUF262 domain-containing protein encodes the protein MKISMILDKVDENQLFVPAFQREYVWKREDAKLLMDSLIKGYPTGTMLTWETNNPPELKGGHVYDERQGAVRILLDGQQRVTTLYMLVKGELPPYYTLEEIANDTRGLYVHVETLELEYYSKIRMENEPRWVDITDVFNKKIKSWNLIKNLEARGEGLTGDQVDLIQENFALVLSILDRDFPEQTVPVKATIREAIDIFYKVNAGGVALTDAELALAQISGYWPQARERFKAKLDKLEQDGFSFKLDFVVYVLLGVLHHNGSDMRKLHADNNDDALRAAWEKLDNQVLDYAANLLRSFAYVDHTYEINSIYALVPIIVHCYDRDCDLSQTEVLKIVKWFYYSQVRRRYVSQLPQKLDYDLKIVAENSSPFDRLLDVIREERGGNISIAADEFEGRAIQHPLFSLMRWHLKSRGAKCLTTGVKIQKPMGDKYQLENDHIFPYSRLKAAGYGMDNRIKYSLAQELTNRAILTQVANRTKGAVLANDYLSDVQGRFPNALKLQLIPEDHELWEIENYELFLKTRRKILADSLNTWLEGIVETISMDGKVTLEDLIADGENEDLEFKETFRWDVRQETVNKDLENVILKTIAAFSNALGGRLLIGVTDDGEVVGLERDYKSLGGGGKDKFELHLTNLVQSSFGQSFAATKVTVTFPEVSGVELCSVEIRPANKATYLRVSMKGGPAQERFYVRSGNSSPELPLSEAKAYIDERFV
- a CDS encoding GIY-YIG nuclease family protein, yielding MPKAFTPDDDALLAELGVEVETRKLVSRTPREERIIAGFEEIQRFTGEHGRAPQHGEDQDIFERLYAVRLDRIREFQECRELVEPLDHQKLLAGSRQAMATDTDELDDDALLAELGIEVEASPITELKHVRSTAEKKAVEDIANRERCENFDTFKPLFEQVQKELNSGLRETRNIRKDAGFLKTDIKQGESFILSGQTLYIASVGEPIRAPNGEFDARLRVIYSNGTESNILLRSLQRALYKDETSRIITDPGSAGPLFSDQAIDGDEASGTIYVLRSKSDHSLVTENRDLVHKIGVSNMSVEKRIAGAQLQPTFLMANVEIVATYELYNINRTKLENLIHRIFEPARLEIEIMDRFGRPVTPREWFLVPLFVIDEAVERIKDGTISGYRYDADSATLLRRG
- a CDS encoding ABC transporter permease; its protein translation is MIRISSLFVLLAFWVVAAKLTADPQILPMPTALAGPLWSELISGELPYHLAMTALRVAWAFSLAMSIGLILGLVMGIFPSIDKWLDPWLVVFLNLPALVLIVLCYLWIGLNGTAAIIAVTLNKIPNVTTIIREGGRALDPNLAAMGQVFAMRRRTYLRHVVLPQIAPFIAAAARSGIAVIWKIVLVVEFLGRSDGIGFQIHLYFQLFDVAMVLVYSLSFIAVMLLVEWLVLQPWERHTRRWRDA
- a CDS encoding ABC transporter ATP-binding protein, translating into MIKVNIASKNFGKTAVLRDIQFEVATGETVAIVGRSGIGKSTLLRLIAGTDTNFTGTINCSKSRSFVFQEPTLLPWRTTLQNITLVHETLSISAARDALARVGIAGKDDMFPGQLSLGQQRRLSLARAFAGRPEVLIMDEPFVSLDSETANEMLSLTEKLIRDTRPATVFVTHSEDEAHRLGDRILKLSGSPATLL
- a CDS encoding sorbosone dehydrogenase family protein — protein: MSISGIFAQIVTWVGAAMILMRRWGKETDPPAVGGSPMIPEAKAQGIPTLKMPTAKGWVGDHTPTAAPGLKVNAFARDLKHPRWIYVLPNNDVLVAEALGLPWDKAKTPFEYAIFSTMKRAKAVGESANRITIFRDADGDGVGEVRDIFLENLYHPFGMTLLDGTFYVGNTDGIVAFPYSDGQTKITAAGKKLVDFKPGGHWTRSLLASPDGAKIYAGVGSETNIADNGMEAEEGRAAIHELDVTTGKSRVFASGLRNAVGMAWEPSSETLWTVVNERDGLGDEVPPDYLTSVQEGGFYGWPFCYWGQTIDDRVPQDAAMVATATRPDYALGGHTASLGLCWMPAGTLPGFPDGMVIGQHGSWNRSNLSGYKVIFVPFEDGKPSGPARDILSGFLAPDEKVAYGRPVGVTIGPENSLLVADDVGNVIWRVTGA
- a CDS encoding ABC transporter substrate-binding protein; this translates as MPFVFAFVSAGIFAFASAGYVAAETPQIRAAILKTGTVNWELDTIKRNGFDTANEFELIVQPFADNGATRVALAGGEADVAVADWIWVARQRAAGKDYVFIPYSKAVGGLVVPADSPAQSLQDMVGQKIGIAGGPLDKSWLILQAYALQEYDMQLAASTEQVFGASPLIFKTALQGKLGGAINFWHFLAKMKAAGMRELVSVADAAKALGLNPDTPLLGYVMKDSFILENPDIAQKFYNASRAAKALLANDDSAWEPLRKQMNVTTDKQYETLRADFRAGIPNKGAIDKVGADKFLQLMAELGGKKLVGAATTLPAGLFAEIE
- a CDS encoding lactonase family protein, which translates into the protein MSQHYAFVGCYSGFAPGQLGWVGSKNPGEGVLSFSFNSADGSLSPTGKVAKQDSPTWLEIHPNRRFLVATHELSHHTGTPAGLGFVTSYRIQPYGSLENICTQSTSGRGNTCAAFDRTGRFLLVTRYWEGGISVLPFDPETGMIGAVTAAPDHSGAGPDPVRQSMPHPHGIHGDPRSNRVYAMDLGTDKVHQYMLDPATGALSPQGDVALAPGCGPRGINFHRSLRVAYVNCELDGTVVVCAVDDEKGLVPIQSIGCYPKSFAGRGHLENFGMADFWGAEGCLSASGAHYYYICRVDQSIAVFTVDADDGRLTFSSRHALAANSNARNLTLDPSGKYLLVASQDADCVECFQIDSSTGALELAHTQYAPCAADVAVI